GAAACTCTTCATCGGCATCCTCCCGGCACACTCTTCGTCGCGCCACCATGCCACGGGCGGCGGGGCGAGACAAATCACCGTCTTAGGCGAGCGGATGGTGGCAAGCCGCGAACTGGCCGATTGCCACCTCACGCAACTCCGGTATCTCCGCGCTGCATCGCTGATCCGCCCGCGGGCAGCGGGTGCGGAAGCGGCAACCGGATGGCGGCGCAATCGGCGATGGCGGCTCGCCAGTCGCCACGCTTTCGGTGGGACGTACATCAGGATCAGGCACCGGGATCGCCTGCAGCAACAGGTTCGTGTAGGGATGCACTGGTCTTGCGAACAATTGCTCCGACGGCCCGACCTCGCAGAGCCGGCCGAGATACATCACCGCGACACGATCGCTGACGGCTTTGACCACGGCAAGGTCATGCGCGATGAACAGCAGCGTCAGGCCGAACCACGCCTTCATCTCCTCCAGCAGATTGAGGATCTGCGCGCGGATGGAGACGTCAAGCGCCGAGACCGGCTCATCGCAAACGATGAACTCGGGATTGAGCACGAGCGATCGCGCGATGCAGATGCGCTGGCACTGGCCGCCGGAGAACTCGTGCGGCAGCCGGCCCGCCACCAAATCAGGATCGAGCCCGACCGCGGAGAGCACCTCGTGAACACGCCGCTTGCGCTCGGCAGCATCCTTGACACCGGCGATGATCAGCGGTTCGGCCACGATGTCGCCGATACGGCGGCGCGGGTTGAGCGAGGCGATCGGATCCTGGAAGATCAGCTGCACGCGCCGGCGCATTTTTCGTAGCGCCTCACCCTCCATCGCAGTGAGGTCCTCGCCGTCAAACAACACGCGGCCGGATTTGGCCCGGCGCAACTGCAGCACCGCGCGGCCCAGCGTCGACTTGCCGCAGCCGGACTCGCCGACCAGTCCCAGCGTCTCGCCGCGCGCGACGTGAAGGCTGACGCCCGAAACCGCGTGAACCGTCTTGTTGCCGAGACCGTACTCGACGACGAGATTGTCGACGTCCAGCAGCGTCTCATCGCGCACGGCCGACTGCATCATGCGCCAATCCCTCCCGCCATCTGGATCGGGTGGAAGCAGGCGTAAAGATGTCCCGGCACCTCGGCGCTCTTCAATTCGGGCTTGGCTTCGTGACAGCGCCCGGCGGCATAGCGGCAGCGCGGCGCAAAGGAGCAGCCTTTGAGCGGCCGCGTTGGATCGGGCGGCCGGCCGGAGATGGCGGGCAGCGGCGTATGCGGCGCGGTCTCCAGCTTCGGGATCGCCGCCAGCAATGCCTCGGTGTAGGGCATGTGCATGTGCTTGAACAGCGCCTGCGTCGGCGCGTGTTCCACCACCCTGCCCGCATACATCACCGCGACTTCATCGGCGCGGCCGGCGACCACGCCGAGATCGTGGGTGATGATGATCATCGCCATGTGGCGGCGGCGCTGCTCGCGCGCCAGCAGGTCGAGGATCTGCGCCTGGATGGTGACGTCGAGCGCGGTGGTCGGCTCATCCGCGATCAGAAGTTTCGGCTCGCAGGACAGCGCGATCGCAATCGCGATGCGCTGGCGCATGCCGCCGGAGCATTGATGTGGATATTGCGCGAGCCGCTGCTCCGGCGCCGGAATGCCGACGGCCGAGAGCAACTCGATGCTGCGCTTCCGCGCCGCCGGCGCATCGAGCTCGAGGTGCTCCTGGATCGTCTCCATCAACTGCGTGCCGATCGTGAGCACCGGATTGAGCGAGGTCATGGGATCCTGGAACACCACCGCGAGCTCGCGCGCGCGCAGCCGTCGCAGGCTTTCAGGCGCAAGCCGCACCAGGTCCTGGCCGTCGAACATGACGCGTCCAGAGAGCCTCGCCTTCTTCGGCAGCAGCTGAAGGATCGCGCGCGACAGCATGGTCTTGCCGCAGCCGGATTCGCCGACAATGCCGAGCGTACGCCCGGCCTCCAGCGACAGATCGACATGATCGACGGCGCGCAAGTTGCCGCGCGGGGTCGGCAGCTCGACCGCGACGTCCGCGATGGTCAACAGCGGCGTGCTCACAGCGCCCCCTGACGCGGGTCGGTCAGCGCCCGCATGGCGTCGCCGACGAGGTTGAATGCCAGCACGGTCAGGAACAGTCCGGCCGCCGGCAGGAAGGCGAGCCGCGGCGCGACGTCGAGGCTGTCACGCCCCTCGCCGATCATGCTGCCCCAGCTCGCCATCGGCGGTGGCACGCCGAGCCCGAGAAAGGACAGCGCGCCCTCGACCACGATGGTGACGGCGACGCCGAGCAGGAAGAAGGCGAGCAGTGGCAGGATCACATTCGGCAGCAGCTCGCGCAGCAGTATGCGCGCATGGCTGGCGCCCAGCGCCTCGGCCGCGATCACGAATTCGCGCCGCGCCAGCGTCAGCGTCGCCGCACGCGCCACCCGCATGAAGGCGGGAATGCCGAGCACGCCCAAAATCAACGTGAGATTGGGGATGGACTGGCCGAGATAGGCCGTCACCGCGAGCGCGAAGATCAGCGGCGGAAAGGCCAGCAGCACATCCATGCTGCCGACCACCAGCGTCTCGAACCGGCCGCGGAAATAGCCGGCGAGCAGGCCCAGCGCGCCGCCGAGTATCAGACCGATCATCGGCGCGATCAGCCCCACCGTCAGCGACACGCGTGCGCCAAAGATCAGGCGGGCAAACTCGTCGCGGCCGAGGCCGTCGGTGCCGAGCCAATGCTCGGTGGAGAAGGCGGCACGGCGCTCCAGCATGTCCATGTCTACAGGATTTTGCAGCGGCAGCACCGGCGCGAGGATCGCGACCGCAATGACAGCGGCGAGCCAAAGGCTCGCGATCCAGAACAGCAGGCCGAGCTTGCGTTTGCGCCCGACCGGCGCCAATTCCTCGTCCTGCATC
This portion of the Bradyrhizobium diazoefficiens genome encodes:
- a CDS encoding ABC transporter ATP-binding protein yields the protein MMQSAVRDETLLDVDNLVVEYGLGNKTVHAVSGVSLHVARGETLGLVGESGCGKSTLGRAVLQLRRAKSGRVLFDGEDLTAMEGEALRKMRRRVQLIFQDPIASLNPRRRIGDIVAEPLIIAGVKDAAERKRRVHEVLSAVGLDPDLVAGRLPHEFSGGQCQRICIARSLVLNPEFIVCDEPVSALDVSIRAQILNLLEEMKAWFGLTLLFIAHDLAVVKAVSDRVAVMYLGRLCEVGPSEQLFARPVHPYTNLLLQAIPVPDPDVRPTESVATGEPPSPIAPPSGCRFRTRCPRADQRCSAEIPELREVAIGQFAACHHPLA
- a CDS encoding ABC transporter ATP-binding protein, encoding MSTPLLTIADVAVELPTPRGNLRAVDHVDLSLEAGRTLGIVGESGCGKTMLSRAILQLLPKKARLSGRVMFDGQDLVRLAPESLRRLRARELAVVFQDPMTSLNPVLTIGTQLMETIQEHLELDAPAARKRSIELLSAVGIPAPEQRLAQYPHQCSGGMRQRIAIAIALSCEPKLLIADEPTTALDVTIQAQILDLLAREQRRRHMAMIIITHDLGVVAGRADEVAVMYAGRVVEHAPTQALFKHMHMPYTEALLAAIPKLETAPHTPLPAISGRPPDPTRPLKGCSFAPRCRYAAGRCHEAKPELKSAEVPGHLYACFHPIQMAGGIGA
- a CDS encoding ABC transporter permease; the protein is MATLELSMQDEELAPVGRKRKLGLLFWIASLWLAAVIAVAILAPVLPLQNPVDMDMLERRAAFSTEHWLGTDGLGRDEFARLIFGARVSLTVGLIAPMIGLILGGALGLLAGYFRGRFETLVVGSMDVLLAFPPLIFALAVTAYLGQSIPNLTLILGVLGIPAFMRVARAATLTLARREFVIAAEALGASHARILLRELLPNVILPLLAFFLLGVAVTIVVEGALSFLGLGVPPPMASWGSMIGEGRDSLDVAPRLAFLPAAGLFLTVLAFNLVGDAMRALTDPRQGAL